GAAgtgcttttgtttttcttctctaTTTAGCATAATAATCACTTTATCAACTCCTATGTTTGATGCTATTTAAATGCTCTACAAACAAGTCATTCCATGTATCTGTAATTCCAGGTAAGCACCAATGCATGCAATCATCATGTTTTTTCCCACCAGCAGAAGCAGGGTGAGCATCAGCCCTAAACTCACTTAAGTGTGTGATATTCAAAATATCGAAACCGGATCCTTTTAGAGCCTTAACAAGGTGTTCATTGACCAATCGAACCTCCACATTAGTCCCGTTATTCTTCACGGAGAAAAGTTCTTCTACCTACAAAAGGGCAACAAAATTCTAAAGTCAGCTTATTCAACAATTAagcacaaaaaaaataataatagaacaGTCACATTTACGAGAGGAATtgcatatgaaaattaataactaAATGGATCCACCTGTTCTGCCGATATAGGTCGATCCCTTTGACAGGAACCACCTTGATCCCAGTCTCCACCCTCAAAATGCCGGGGTGATTGAGTACGGAAAATTTTGACTGCGCCTGGTCGTGCTCTTTCCTCCACATATGAAATCTGTAAAGAAACCCCTTATCATATCAAACATGCAGAATGTAGAAAAATGTACAATCACATACCTGCTTGGATAAGCTGTAATTTCATAGTTGCATTTGCAGTTATTCCAAGAATCAAAgcaataaatcaaatttatgttTTAGGAGTATCCTAATCATCATCAGTTGCAGAGAGAATTAATTTCTCAACTTAAAAGTTTAATGATTTCAGAAGACTTATGTTCCTAATAGAAAAACTGTTCAATTTAGATGTTCATTGTTTTGCAGAATACTTGATCTTTATGCTAATGCTCGAAATAATTCTCAAATACCGACGTGTCAGTTGAAGAGAAAGATCACATTGACCGTTCTATATTCTTCATGCAACCTTCCTCtatttataacataaaattgGTCATCTATAAAAATGGAAGGAAACAATCATTATGGAACCAGATGTACAAAATTCAGTAGAAGCAAAAACTATCGGATCGATCAATCAACATGATATACCTAGGTAATTGTTACTCTATCAGGTAAACTTCAGAGCTATCGATAACAATTGATAAGTTCCAAGTTCCTATAAAgtgaaatagaaagaaaagacaTTACCATGTGCTCTAAAACCATATCAAGGCCTTGATCTGGACGTAATGGGGGTATCACTGGTTCACCCTTCTTGAAGAAAAGCATAGGTGACTTCACAGGGTCAAATTTTGAAGGGGCCCACCACCTGTTTATATGAACCAAGCAGAATCagataaacataattaaaatctagtacattttatcaaatttttgcaACAAACAGCTACAAACATCAACTTAtacaaagaaaaataacaaataagcAGTAAAAGAATTATATGTATGGTTAAACCAGATCATCATACAACTAAAGTATCTCAAATTGTTGAACAACAACTCTGACATCAGCTCAACTCAAACAAAGGAAAATTAAAAGCAATCGGAGCAATGAAAGAATTATTTGCATTGATTGTAAACAAATCACAACGATCAAGAGGATTGATGAAACCAAATAGGGATAGCTAGCTAGCTTGCGAacctttaaaataaatgcaCACACAAGAAGACATTCCAATCAAATCAAACCAAACCCTTGGGAACTCTGGTCCCACCCATTATCAAATATCTGTAATTTCCAACATCAATTACTAGAAATGAGGGAAGCTAAATACAAAACAGGACACATCGACAAATCATAAAAACACTCTACTATTACTTACCAATGCCCAGTGTTAAAAATTAGAATATCGTGGAAACTTGCAGCTCGTGCCCATGTACTATCCGGAACATCAACATCAACTCTATAGCCCTCTTTGAATCCAAAACTTTCTAAGGCACCACCATTCTCACTAGCCGACCATCTGCAATCAAATCAATCAAACAGAGGAAAAAGAACCACAACTAAGCCAACAAGGTGTAACAAACAGTTTCATTACACAGTCCAATAATAATCGCACATAAGACAATGTAAACCATCACATTTCCATAAATagcaacatataaaaaatagcCTAGAAAACCTACTTATATTAActttaaatcatatatatacataGTAGAGAAATACATAAAATGGATTGAAGTTCTGCAAACAACTAGTAACTAAGAGCAGCATGCACAGCACATAGTTTTAAATCGCTATCCACAACATAGTTGCAATATAAAAGTTTGCCACAGTATGAGATAATCACATTCGCAATTGCAACCACATCACTAGGCAATTCCTGCAACAACCACATACATACATTGTGGAGAAAATCACAAATTGGATGAAAGTTCTGCAATCATTTAGTAACTAACAGCAGCATGTATAcaacatagttttaaattgttAACCGCAATCAAACGAACAATATAAAGGTTTTGGACGCCCCAACAGATCACTGTGGTTCATAATTACGATCACATTAATCAACAATTTTCCACAACATCAAGGATCACACCACAACCACAATTTGAAACCAATCATACAATCATCAATTCAAAGAAATCTGACAAGCAAATTCACATATATCATAACAATTTATGTAGCACCGATACTTTGTATTGAAGGCGTGTTCAGTGTCAGACATCAACATGACATTAACACATGTAGTTACATTTAATCACttccaaattttcaaattattattggttTCTACATGTTAGTGTCATTGTTAGTATCGTGTCTGGTGTTTGGGCGTTGTAGATAAGAAAAACAAGACTGCAAGCAAGCTTAGCTTAGCTTACCTACCATATCGTGCGAGAAGGTTTGTACGGTGATAAGCAATAGTAAGATTGTAAGTGAGAAAGGTAAATCCACGGTCAGCACCAGCAGGTCTCCACTTCTTAACCTGTCCATCAGAGATACTGCTTCTTAGAGTGCAGAAAAGAGACACAAACATGTTCCTATTGAGTGAATCCCCAACAAAACCTGCATTTCTGAAACACACCCATTATCAAGTATACCAAAAAGCACAACTTTGATTTTCATTTCAAGTACGAAGCATACACAAATACACGAACACGAGACACAACACTGATGCATACACATTGactttgataataatttaaaacttaaagTGATTGAATATAATCATATATGTTGGTATCTTGTCAGACACAGCATAGCTTCTGATTATGCCAATCTCACCGCGAAACCAAAC
Above is a window of Cicer arietinum cultivar CDC Frontier isolate Library 1 unplaced genomic scaffold, Cicar.CDCFrontier_v2.0 Ca_scaffold_5681_v2.0, whole genome shotgun sequence DNA encoding:
- the LOC101495122 gene encoding protein trichome birefringence-like 13 — its product is MTYHTKLNHLGMNRISISKKKKQQSPQIEGSGSGMATITVTRENKLSLFPLLSLLCFTSIFILLSQFKNTSSSSSINTFSSIHTFQIDNKNNNFASCDYSHGKWIYDDSRVSRYDNTCKEIFKGWNCIKGNKSNGLELAKWRWKPNGCNDLTQFDPLHFLNDYTHTSIGFVGDSLNRNMFVSLFCTLRSSISDGQVKKWRPAGADRGFTFLTYNLTIAYHRTNLLARYGRWSASENGGALESFGFKEGYRVDVDVPDSTWARAASFHDILIFNTGHWWWAPSKFDPVKSPMLFFKKGEPVIPPLRPDQGLDMVLEHMISYVEERARPGAVKIFRTQSPRHFEGGDWDQGGSCQRDRPISAEQVEELFSVKNNGTNVEVRLVNEHLVKALKGSGFDILNITHLSEFRADAHPASAGGKKHDDCMHWCLPGITDTWNDLFVEHLNSIKHRS